In Curtobacterium sp. MCPF17_002, one genomic interval encodes:
- the gltX gene encoding glutamate--tRNA ligase, with the protein MTAPFTTASGSDVRVRFCPSPTGTPHVGLIRTALFNWAYARHTGGKLVFRIEDTDAARDSEESYAQILEALRWLRLDWDEGVDAGGPHGPYRQSERADVYEDVIAKLKASGHVYESFVTPEEMEARNVAAGRDPKQGYDNHERDLTESERQAFRDQGRAPALRLRVPDRDLSFDDLVRGEITFKQGTFPDFVVVRPNGKPLYTFTNPVDDALMQVTHVLRGEDLLSSTPRQIALYEALYEVGIAEYIPVFGHLPYVMGEGNKKLSKRDPESNLFHHRAAGMIPEGLVNYLALLGWSIGADRDVFSIAEMVEAFDVADVNPNPARFDHKKAEAINGDHIRLLDADDFRGRLVPYLGQFLADPVTPEQQEVLTKAAPLVQERMQLLGEAPAMLGFLFTDDDDLVVEDDALGTLKADAGDVLRAAIAALEPLDTWTTEAIEGALRESLIDGLGLKPRLAFGPLRVAVSGRRISPPLFESMEILGKDSTVTRLRRLADR; encoded by the coding sequence ATGACTGCGCCATTCACCACTGCCTCCGGCTCCGACGTCCGTGTCCGTTTCTGCCCGAGCCCGACGGGCACGCCGCACGTCGGACTCATCCGCACCGCGCTCTTCAACTGGGCGTACGCGCGGCACACCGGCGGCAAGCTCGTCTTCCGCATCGAGGACACCGACGCCGCGCGGGACAGCGAAGAGTCCTACGCGCAGATCCTCGAGGCACTGCGGTGGCTCCGCCTCGACTGGGACGAAGGCGTCGACGCCGGCGGACCGCACGGCCCGTACCGACAGTCCGAGCGCGCCGACGTCTACGAGGACGTCATCGCGAAGCTCAAGGCCTCCGGGCACGTGTACGAGTCCTTCGTCACCCCCGAGGAGATGGAGGCGCGGAACGTCGCCGCCGGCCGTGACCCGAAGCAGGGCTACGACAACCACGAGCGCGACCTGACCGAGTCCGAGCGACAGGCCTTCCGCGACCAGGGTCGTGCGCCGGCACTGCGGCTCCGGGTGCCGGACCGCGACCTCAGCTTCGACGACCTCGTCCGGGGTGAGATCACCTTCAAGCAGGGCACGTTCCCGGACTTCGTCGTGGTGCGCCCCAACGGGAAGCCGCTCTACACGTTCACGAACCCGGTGGACGACGCCCTCATGCAGGTCACGCACGTGCTCCGCGGCGAGGACCTGCTGTCGTCGACGCCGCGGCAGATCGCCCTGTACGAGGCGCTGTACGAGGTCGGGATCGCGGAGTACATCCCCGTGTTCGGCCACCTGCCCTACGTGATGGGGGAGGGCAACAAGAAGCTCTCGAAGCGCGACCCCGAGTCGAACCTCTTCCACCACCGTGCCGCCGGCATGATCCCCGAGGGCCTGGTCAACTACCTCGCGCTCCTCGGCTGGTCGATCGGCGCCGACCGTGACGTGTTCTCGATCGCGGAGATGGTCGAGGCGTTCGACGTCGCCGACGTCAACCCGAACCCGGCGCGCTTCGACCACAAGAAGGCCGAGGCCATCAACGGCGACCACATCCGTCTGCTCGACGCCGACGACTTCCGCGGGCGGCTCGTGCCGTACCTGGGACAGTTCCTCGCCGACCCGGTGACCCCGGAGCAGCAGGAGGTCCTCACGAAGGCGGCGCCCCTGGTGCAGGAGCGCATGCAGCTCCTCGGTGAGGCCCCGGCCATGCTCGGATTCCTGTTCACCGACGACGACGACCTGGTGGTCGAGGACGACGCGCTCGGCACGCTCAAGGCCGACGCGGGCGACGTGCTCCGTGCGGCCATCGCCGCACTCGAGCCGCTCGACACCTGGACGACCGAGGCGATCGAGGGTGCGCTCCGCGAGTCCCTCATCGACGGCCTCGGCCTCAAGCCGCGCCTGGCGTTCGGGCCGTTGCGCGTCGCGGTCTCCGGTCGTCGCATCAGCCCGCCGCTGTTCGAGTCGATGGAGATCCTCGGGAAGGACTCCACCGTCACCCGTCTCCGCCGCCTCGCGGACCGCTGA
- a CDS encoding fumarylacetoacetate hydrolase family protein, with protein MKIARFSSKGEDPRYGILDERDLVVLAGDPMYQGFETTGERVPLRDAKLLAPVIPRSKVIGVGLNYAEHASEMDERSGDDPVVFLKPNTSVIGPEDPIRLPAGIGRVDHEGELAIVIGSLAKNVAREDFASVILGYTIANDVTARDLQARDGQWTRAKGFDTFCPLGPAIETEIDPSDIRIETRVDGDLRQVGSTSEMVHDIPFLIEFISSIWTLLPGDVILTGTPAGVGEIRDGEVVEVTISGLGTLKNPVIARV; from the coding sequence GTGAAGATCGCACGGTTCAGCAGCAAGGGTGAAGACCCGCGGTACGGCATCCTCGACGAGCGCGACCTGGTCGTGTTGGCGGGGGACCCGATGTACCAGGGGTTCGAGACCACGGGGGAGCGGGTGCCGCTCCGGGACGCCAAGCTCCTGGCACCGGTGATCCCGCGGTCGAAGGTGATCGGGGTCGGGCTCAACTACGCCGAGCACGCGTCCGAGATGGACGAGCGTTCCGGTGACGACCCGGTGGTGTTCCTCAAGCCGAACACCTCGGTCATCGGCCCCGAGGACCCGATCCGGCTCCCCGCGGGGATCGGGCGCGTGGACCACGAGGGCGAACTCGCCATCGTGATCGGCTCGCTCGCCAAGAACGTCGCACGCGAGGACTTCGCGAGCGTCATCCTCGGGTACACGATCGCGAACGACGTGACCGCCCGTGACCTGCAGGCCCGCGACGGTCAGTGGACGCGGGCGAAGGGCTTCGACACGTTCTGCCCGCTCGGGCCGGCCATCGAGACCGAGATCGACCCGTCGGACATCCGCATCGAGACCCGCGTGGACGGCGACCTCCGTCAGGTGGGGTCCACGAGCGAGATGGTCCACGACATCCCGTTCCTCATCGAGTTCATCTCGTCGATCTGGACGCTCCTGCCCGGGGACGTCATCCTCACCGGAACGCCCGCCGGCGTCGGGGAGATCCGTGACGGCGAGGTCGTCGAGGTGACCATCTCCGGACTCGGCACGCTCAAGAACCCGGTCATCGCCCGCGTGTGA
- a CDS encoding branched-chain amino acid aminotransferase has translation MSTDTAFGLEFATTPSPERRAAAEREEILADPGFGKHFTDHMATVEWTLDAGWHDASIHPYGPLSLDPSASVLHYAQEIFEGLKAYRHADGSVWSFRPDANARRFQRSARRLALPELPVETFVESIRQLVQTDVDWVPSAPETSLYLRPFMIATESFLGVRAAQEVAYHCIASPAGAYFTSGPKPVSIWLSTEYARAGKGGTGAAKTGGNYASSLLPQQEAYEHGCQQVMFLDSVEGKYLEELGGMNVVLVKSDGTLVTPDSDSILEGITRDSILQLAEDRGLTVEKRRVTLDEWRDGVADGSITEAFACGTAAVVTPIAELRGEGFTIGSPTVGAGELTMSLRDELTDIQYGRRADPHGWMTRLTDPA, from the coding sequence ATGAGCACCGACACCGCCTTCGGACTCGAGTTCGCGACCACCCCCTCGCCGGAGCGCCGTGCGGCGGCCGAGCGTGAGGAGATCCTCGCGGACCCGGGCTTCGGCAAGCACTTCACCGACCACATGGCGACCGTGGAGTGGACGCTCGACGCCGGGTGGCACGACGCCTCGATCCACCCGTACGGGCCGCTCTCCCTCGACCCGAGCGCGAGTGTGCTGCACTACGCGCAGGAGATCTTCGAGGGGCTGAAGGCGTACCGCCACGCGGACGGCTCGGTCTGGTCCTTCCGTCCGGACGCGAACGCGCGCCGGTTCCAGCGGTCGGCGCGACGGCTCGCGTTGCCGGAGCTCCCGGTCGAGACCTTCGTCGAGTCGATCCGGCAGCTGGTGCAGACCGACGTCGACTGGGTCCCGTCGGCGCCCGAGACCAGCCTGTACCTGCGTCCGTTCATGATCGCGACGGAGTCCTTCCTCGGCGTCCGTGCGGCGCAGGAGGTCGCGTACCACTGCATCGCGAGCCCGGCCGGGGCGTACTTCACGTCCGGCCCGAAGCCCGTGTCGATCTGGCTCTCCACCGAGTACGCCCGCGCCGGCAAGGGCGGGACCGGTGCGGCGAAGACCGGCGGCAACTACGCGTCCTCACTGCTGCCCCAGCAGGAGGCGTACGAGCACGGTTGCCAGCAGGTCATGTTCCTCGACTCGGTCGAGGGCAAGTACCTCGAGGAGCTCGGTGGGATGAACGTCGTGCTCGTCAAGTCCGACGGCACGCTCGTGACGCCGGACTCGGACTCCATCCTCGAGGGCATCACGCGCGACTCGATCCTGCAGCTCGCCGAGGACCGGGGGCTGACCGTCGAGAAGCGGCGCGTGACCCTCGACGAATGGCGCGACGGCGTGGCGGACGGCTCGATCACCGAGGCGTTCGCGTGCGGCACGGCTGCCGTCGTGACCCCGATCGCGGAGCTCCGCGGCGAGGGCTTCACCATCGGTTCGCCGACGGTCGGCGCCGGCGAACTCACGATGTCCCTGCGCGACGAGCTCACCGACATCCAGTACGGCCGACGTGCCGACCCGCACGGGTGGATGACGCGCCTGACGGATCCGGCCTGA
- a CDS encoding 3-isopropylmalate dehydrogenase → MTQKISLAVIRGDGIGPEVIDEALKVLHAVLPDDLVVEETPFSLGATRFLETGDILTDDDMSAIATHDAILLGAVGGDPRDPRLAGGIIERGLLLKLRFAFDHYVNLRPTKVYDAVATPLAAPGDVDFVVVREGTEGPYVGNGGAIRTGTPHEIATEVSLNTAFGVERVVRYAFELADRRTRKHLTLVHKSNVLVHAGALWQRTVAAVAQEFPDVTVDYQHVDAVTIHMVREPARFDVIVTDNLFGDIITDLAGAISGGIGLAASGNINPDGTFPSMFEPVHGSAPDIAGQQKADPTAAILSVALLLDHIGRSDLATAVTRAVEADLADRGTSQRRTAEIGDAIAAAATARTTTA, encoded by the coding sequence ATGACGCAGAAGATCAGCCTCGCGGTGATCCGCGGCGACGGCATCGGACCCGAGGTCATCGACGAGGCACTCAAGGTGCTGCACGCGGTGCTCCCCGACGACCTCGTCGTCGAGGAGACCCCGTTCTCCCTCGGTGCCACACGGTTCCTCGAGACCGGCGACATCCTGACCGACGACGACATGTCCGCCATCGCCACCCACGACGCGATCCTGCTCGGCGCGGTGGGCGGTGACCCGCGTGACCCCCGGCTCGCCGGCGGGATCATCGAGCGCGGGCTGCTGCTCAAGCTGCGCTTCGCGTTCGACCACTACGTCAACCTGCGTCCGACGAAGGTGTACGACGCCGTGGCGACGCCGCTCGCCGCACCGGGCGACGTCGACTTCGTCGTCGTGCGTGAGGGCACCGAGGGTCCCTACGTCGGCAACGGTGGGGCGATCCGGACGGGTACTCCGCACGAGATCGCGACCGAGGTCTCGCTGAACACCGCGTTCGGCGTCGAGCGGGTCGTCCGCTACGCCTTCGAGCTGGCGGACCGGCGCACCCGGAAGCACCTCACGCTCGTGCACAAGAGCAACGTCCTCGTGCACGCCGGCGCCCTCTGGCAGCGCACCGTGGCGGCCGTCGCGCAGGAGTTCCCGGACGTCACCGTGGACTACCAGCACGTCGACGCGGTCACCATCCACATGGTCCGGGAACCTGCTAGGTTCGACGTCATCGTCACGGACAACCTCTTCGGCGACATCATCACCGATCTGGCTGGCGCGATCAGCGGCGGCATCGGTCTGGCGGCCTCGGGCAACATCAACCCGGACGGCACCTTCCCCAGCATGTTCGAGCCGGTCCACGGCTCCGCGCCGGACATCGCGGGTCAGCAGAAGGCCGATCCGACGGCCGCCATCCTGTCCGTCGCACTGCTGCTCGACCACATCGGTCGCAGCGACCTCGCGACGGCGGTCACGCGGGCCGTCGAGGCAGACCTGGCCGACCGGGGCACCTCGCAGCGTCGCACGGCCGAGATCGGCGACGCCATCGCCGCCGCGGCCACGGCACGCACCACCACCGCCTGA
- the serA gene encoding phosphoglycerate dehydrogenase translates to MPKPVVLIAEELSPATVDALGPDFEIRNVDGTDRAALLASLADAHAVLVRSATKVDAEAIAAAPNLKVVARAGVGLDNVDIKAATTAGVMVVNAPTSNIISAAELTVGHILSLARHIPAAHASLAAGTWKRSAYTGVELYEKTVGIIGLGRIGALITQRLQAFGVQVIAYDPYVTTARAQQLGVELVSLDDLLKRSDFITIHMPKTPETLGMLSDAQFALMKPTAFVVNVARGGLIDEDALHRALTSNTIAGAGLDVFVSEPPKDSPLVSLPNVVVTPHLGASTDEAQEKAGVSVAKSVRLALGGELVPDAVNVAGGVIDSYVRPGIPLVEKLGQVFTGLATSPVTSIDVEVHGELAAYDVSVLKLAALKGVFTDVVSDQVSYVNAPLIAEQRGVTVRLITDADSSEYRNVLTIRGAQSDGPAISVSGTLTGPKQVAKLVEINGHDVEVALAEHHVVMVYTDRPGIVAVYGKEFGEAGINIAAMQISREAAGGQALSVLTVDSPVPAEILEHVRSTIDAASLREIDITL, encoded by the coding sequence GTGCCGAAGCCGGTCGTCCTGATCGCCGAAGAACTCTCGCCCGCCACAGTCGACGCCCTCGGGCCCGACTTCGAGATCCGGAACGTGGACGGTACCGACCGTGCCGCGCTCCTGGCCTCCCTCGCCGATGCGCACGCCGTCCTGGTGCGTTCCGCCACCAAGGTCGACGCCGAGGCGATCGCCGCGGCCCCGAACCTCAAGGTCGTCGCCCGTGCCGGCGTCGGCCTCGACAACGTCGACATCAAGGCGGCCACGACCGCCGGGGTGATGGTCGTGAACGCGCCGACGTCGAACATCATCTCGGCGGCCGAGCTCACGGTCGGTCACATCCTGTCGCTCGCGCGGCACATCCCGGCCGCGCACGCGTCGCTCGCCGCCGGCACCTGGAAGCGCTCCGCGTACACCGGTGTCGAGCTCTACGAGAAGACGGTCGGCATCATCGGCCTCGGCCGCATCGGTGCGCTCATCACGCAGCGGCTGCAGGCGTTCGGCGTCCAGGTGATCGCGTACGACCCGTACGTCACCACGGCGCGGGCCCAGCAGCTCGGGGTGGAGCTCGTGTCGCTCGACGACCTCCTGAAGCGCTCCGACTTCATCACGATCCACATGCCGAAGACCCCGGAGACGCTGGGCATGCTGTCGGACGCGCAGTTCGCGCTGATGAAGCCGACCGCGTTCGTCGTCAACGTCGCGCGCGGTGGCCTGATCGACGAGGACGCCCTGCACCGGGCGCTCACCTCGAACACGATCGCCGGCGCGGGCCTCGACGTCTTCGTGTCGGAGCCGCCGAAGGACTCGCCGCTCGTCTCCCTGCCGAACGTCGTCGTCACGCCGCACCTCGGTGCGTCGACCGACGAAGCGCAGGAGAAGGCAGGCGTCTCGGTCGCCAAGTCGGTGCGTCTCGCGCTCGGGGGCGAACTCGTCCCGGACGCCGTGAACGTCGCCGGCGGCGTCATCGACTCGTACGTCCGTCCGGGCATCCCGCTCGTCGAGAAGCTCGGCCAGGTCTTCACCGGCCTCGCCACCTCGCCGGTCACGAGCATCGACGTCGAGGTGCACGGCGAGCTCGCCGCGTACGACGTGAGCGTGCTCAAGCTCGCAGCGCTCAAGGGCGTCTTCACCGACGTCGTCAGCGACCAGGTGTCCTACGTCAACGCCCCGCTCATCGCGGAGCAGCGCGGGGTCACCGTCCGGCTCATCACCGATGCGGACAGCTCCGAGTACCGCAATGTGCTCACCATCCGCGGCGCCCAGTCCGACGGTCCGGCGATCAGCGTGTCCGGCACGCTCACCGGGCCGAAGCAGGTGGCGAAGTTGGTCGAGATCAACGGTCACGACGTCGAGGTCGCCCTCGCCGAGCACCACGTGGTGATGGTCTACACGGACCGCCCGGGCATCGTCGCCGTGTACGGCAAGGAGTTCGGCGAGGCCGGCATCAACATCGCGGCGATGCAGATCTCGCGCGAGGCCGCCGGCGGTCAGGCGCTCAGCGTCCTCACCGTCGACTCGCCGGTCCCCGCCGAGATCCTCGAGCACGTCCGGTCCACGATCGACGCGGCGTCGCTCCGCGAGATCGACATCACGCTGTAG